GGGACCAACTGCCGCCGTCGCACTCCGAGCCGCTGGCGGGCCAGTACACGCTGGTGTTCTTCATGGCGCTGTTCCTGATCAAGACGCTCGAGTACAACGGCGGCATGTGGAACCTGGCGCAGCGCTACATGGCCGCGCCCTCCGGCGCCGCCGCCAAGCGGTCCGCGCTGCTGTCGTCCGTGCTGTGGCTGGTGTGGCCGCTCGTGCTGTTCTTCCCGATGTGGGCCGCGCCGCTGATCGTGCCGGGCATGGAGGCCAACGCGGAGCAGGCGTACGTCGAGATGGGCAAGGCGATGCTGCCGGCGGGCATGGTCGGGTTGGTGCTGGCCGGGTTCTTCTCGCACACCATGGCGATGGTGTCGTCGGACGCGAACGTCATCTCGGCGGTGATCACGCGGGACATGCTGCCGAGGCTGTGGAAGGGCGTGACCCGGCTGTCCGAGGCGGCGCAGTTGCAGTTGGCGCGGGTGACGACGTTCGCGTTCATCGGGCTGTCGATGACGATCGCGCTGACGGCGGACACCAAGGGTTTCGTGCTCAAGGTCGTGATCGCGCTGGTGGCGGCGACCATGGGACCGATCGCCATTCCGCTGATGCTGGGGCTGCTGCCGTGGTTCAAGCGGGTCGGGCCCACCGCGGCGATCGCGTCCGTGGTGGGCGGGCTCGGGACGTGGGCCGTGCTGTACGTGTTGCAACAGAACAAGGTGGCGTTCGTGACCCAGGCGGTGATCGTGTCTTGGCCGCTGCTGGTGTCGCTGGTGCTGTACCTGGTGGTAGGTCTCGTCCTGCGTCCGGAGCCCTCGGCGGACCGTGCTGACCTGGTCGACTCCCTGCAAACCGACACCGAACCGGACACCGTCCGCGCGTGACGTTCCGTGGTCCCGTCCCTCGTCGGTGGGGGCGGGACCACTCTTGTGGGCAGTCTCATGCGGTTTGTCCGGCTTGCCGCCCCCACAGTGGAGGCATGGGTGCGTGGCAGCCGCGGGACGAGGTCGAGTCGGGCACCGGGTGGCGGCTGTGGTTGGCGTTGAGCACGCGGGTGTGGCCGGACGAGTCGTGGGACGGCACGCCGGCGGCGGCGGTGGCCGGGTTGTCGGAGATCGCGTGGGAGTGCGCCTCGCTGCGGTCGTCGTGCCCGGGTGACGCGCCCGTGCTGCGGCTGGTCGACTCGGTGGTGTTCGTGGTGAGCCTGCCGCTGGAGCTGTGGCGCGACGACCACGTGCCCGTCGACGCCGACCGCGCCGCGTTGCTGCACAGCGACCTGGCCGGGGTGGTCGACCACTTCGCGGGGGTGCGGGCGGTGCTGGCCGAGGGTGGGGGTTGGGCCGAGCTCGTGTAGCGTGGGTACTAATGATTAGTGCACAAACTTTCCGGGACGACCCGCTGGCCCTGGAGCGGCAGGTCTGCTTCGCCCTGTCCATCGCCTCCCGGAACGTGGTCGCCCTCTACCGGCCGCTGCTGGAGCCGATGAACCTCACCCACCCCCAGTACCTGGTGATGCTGGCGCTGTGGGGCAAGGCACCCCTGTCGGTCAAGGCCCTGGCGCGGATGCTCTCCCTGGAGCCCGCCACCCTGTCGCCGCTGCTCAAGCGCCTGGAGTCGATCGGCTACGTCAACCGCAGCCGCGACACCGCCGACGAGCGCCAGCTGGCCGTCACCCTCACCGAAACCGGCGCGGCCCTGCGCGAACAGGCCTTGAAGATCCCACCCGCCGTGGTGGAACGCCTGGGCATGACGCTCGAAGAGTTGGAAGTCCTGCACAAAGCCCTGACCCGCGTCATCGCCGCGACGGAGCGAACCCCATGAACGTCGTACCCCAGCGGGACAACGGAGCCGGGGGCCGGAAGCCACCCGCAGCCCTGCGCGCCTGGTACCTGCTCGGCGGCCGCCTACCCGTCCACTACCGCGAGTGGGTCTTCCACCAGGCGACCAAGCCGACCTGGCTGGCGTGGTTCGTGGTCCGAGCGTTCCTCCAGGTCCTGCCGCTGACCATCCTGATCACCGTCGCCCTGGTGTGGGGCCTGGGCTCCCCGCTGCCCCTGGCCATCGCCTGCGGCTCCCTCGGCCTGGTCGTCGGCGTGTACTTCGCGGTGTCGTACGCGATCGAAAGCACCGACCACCGCATGACGAAGTACGGCTACCCCCGAGCCGCCGCCAGCACGTACCGCAAGGAACAGACCACCGAATCCGACCGCGACCGCCAACGCCGCTACGACGCCGCCTGGCGCTCGGCCGACCGTTGAACGCCGGAGACCAGCCGGCTCTACGCAGCACCCGGCAGGCGGACCACGCCGGGCCAGGCGCCGACGACCCGGCCCGATCACGCCGAAGCCCCAGGTCAGTGGCTCGCGACCTGGGGCTTCGGCGTTCCGAGCGGGTGACGGGAATCGAACCCGCCTCTACAGCTTGGGAAGCTGTCGTTCTACCAATGAACTACACCCGCGTGCTGCGGCACCGATCATACACATAGGCTGTCCCCCGTGTTGTTGAGTGACCGCGACTTGCGTGAAGAAGTCGACTCGGGCCGCCTGGTGCTGGAGCCGTTCGACGACGTCATGGTGCAGCCGTCCAGCATCGACGTCCGTCTCGACCGGTTCTTCCGGGTGTTCAACAACACCCGGTACACCCACATCGACCCCTCGATCCAGCAGGACGACCTGACCTCCGTGGTCGAGGCGCAGGACGACGAACCGTTCGTGCTGCACCCCGGGGAGTTCGTGCTCGGCTCGACGTTCGAGCTGGTCACCCTCCCGGACGACCTCGCCGGGCGGCTGGAGGGCAAGTCCTCGTTGGGGCGTCTCGGCCTCCTCACGCACTCCACGGCCGGGTTCATCGACCCCGGGTTCTCCGGGCACATCACCCTCGAACTGTCGAACGTCGCCAACCTGCCGATCACGCTGTGGCCGGGCATGAAGATCGGTCAGCTCTGCCTGTTCCGCCTGACCAGCGCCGCCGAGCACCCGTACGGGTCGCAGCAGGCGGGCAGTCGGTACCAGGGGCAGCGCGGGCCGACGCCGTCGCGGGCCTACCTGAACTTCCACCGCACGGACACGCGCCGCTGAGCTACAGCAGGTTGCCGTACCTCGCCAGGACCCGCGAGCGCAGTTCCGGGTCGGTGCGCGGTACCGGCTCCAGGAAGACCTCGTCCAGGTCGGGCCACCTCGAACGCAGCTCGCCGTCGATGCGCACGCACGCTCGTTCGAGGTCGGCGGCGCTCAACGCGTCGTCGAAGTCCAGTCGGGCGCACAGCAGGACGCGGTCGGTGCCGACGGCCATCGTGAGCAGGTCCACGACCTGGTCGACCTCCGGCACGTCCCGCAGGTACGCCCACACCGCCCGCACCAGCTTCGGGTCGGCCTGCCTGCCGATCAGCAGACCCCGGTTGGTGCCCGCCAGCACGAACGCCGCGACCGCGAGCAGCAGGCCGATCAGCAGCGACGCCACGCCGTCCCACACCGACGACCCGGTCAGGTGGTGCAGGCCCAGGCCCGCGAACGCCAGCAGCAGGCCGGTGAGCGCCGCCGAGTCCTCCATGAACACCGTCTTCACGGTCGGGTCGTCGGACACGCGCAGGAACGCGAGCACGGACCGCCCCTCGGTCCGCGCCTCCCGCCGCACCTGCCGCACGGCCTGCGTCCACGACACCGACTCCAGCGCGAACGCGATCGCCAGCACCACGTACCCGACGCCGGGGCTGGTCTGCTCGACCGGCTCGCCGAACACCGTGCTGAACCCCTCGTAGAACGCGAACACCGCGCCCGACACGAAGATCGACACGGCGGCCAGCAGCGACCAGAAGTACCGGTCCTTGCCGTAGCCGAACGGGTGCCGCCGGTCCGCCGGCCGCGCGGACCGGCGCAGCGCGGTGAGCAGCAGGCCCTCGGTGAAGGTGTCCGCGACCGAGTGCGCGGCCTCGGCCAGCATCGCGGCCGACCCGGTGATCACGCCCGCGATCGCCTTCATCACCGCGATGGCGAAGTTCATCGCCAGGGCGAGCAGCACGGTCAGCGTGCTCTCGCTCTTCACGGGCTCGGTGACCGGCGTGGCCGGGTCGGGAGTGGTCATGCCACGACGGTAGGACCGCGCGCACCGATCCGCAGGTCGCGCCTGCCCCGTTCGGAGCACACCGGCGGCTAGCCTTGCGCGGCATGGGCATTCTGGTGCAGGTGCTGGTGACCGCGATCGCGGTCTGGGTCTCCACGGTCATCCCGGGCATCGACCTGGGCGAGGGCTCGACCCCCGCGAAGATCGGCACGCTCCTCGGCGTCGCGCTGCTGTTCGGCCTGGTGAACGCGGTGGTCAAGCCGGTGGTGAAGTTCTTCGGCTGCGTCTTCTACATCGTGACGCTCGGCCTGATCGGCCTGGTGGTCAACGGCCTGCTGTTCTGGCTCACCGGCTGGCTGGCGGGCGAACTGGGCCTGCCCTTCGCGGTGACCGGCTTCTGGCCCGCGTTCTGGGGCGCGATCATCGTGGCCCTGACCAGCTGGGTCCTCAACATCATCTGGGACCGCGTCCGCGGCGACGACTGAAGCGGAAGGCCCCGGTCCACAGTGGACCGGGGCCTTCCGTCTTGCCGGGGGTCAGCTCTGCGAGCCGGCCTTGTCCTCCTCGGTCAGCGGGGTGCCGGAGCCGACCTCGTCGGTGGGCACGTCCGCGCGCTCCAGCTCCTGGCCCCGGCGCACGGCCGTGAGCAGGAGCTGGGCCACGTCCACGACCTCGACGTGACCGCCGGCGACGCCCTCGTTCTGCCGGGCCGTCACGCCGTCGGTCAGCATCACGCGGCAGAACGGGCAGCCGGTCGCGATCTTCGACGGGGCCGTGCCGAGCGCCTCGTCCACGCGGTCGATGTTGATGCGCTTGCCGATGCGCTCTTCCATCCACATCCGCGCGCCACCGGCGCCGCAGCACATCGAGCGTTCCTCGTGCCGCGGCATCTCGCGCAGGGTCGCGCCCGACGCCCCGACCAGCTCGCGCGGGGCCTCGTAGACCTTGTTGTGCCGGCCCAGGTAGCACGGGTCGTGGTAGGTGACGTCCTCCGCCACCTCGGCCACCGGCACCAGCCGCCGCTCGCGCACCAGGCGGTTGAGCAGCTGGGTGTGGTGCACGACCTCGTACTGGCCGCCGACCTGCGGGTACTCGTTGGCCAGCGTGTTGAAGCAGTGCGCGCAGGTCACGACGATCTTGCGCTTGCCCGGCTCACGCCCCTCGAACACCGTGTTCAGGACCTCGACGTTCTGCTGCGCCAGCATCTGGAACAGGAACTCGTTGCCCGCGCGCCGCGCCGGGTCGCCGGTGCAGGTCTCCTCCGGCCCGAGCACGGTGTACTTGACGCCCGCGGTGTGCAGGAGCTCGGCCACCGCCCGGGTGGTCTTCTTCGCCCGGTCCTCGAACGCGCCGGCGCAGCCGACCCAGAACAGGTACTCGGTGTCGCCCAGCTCGCCCTCGAACACGGGCACCTCGAAGTCCAGGCCTTCGGTCCACGCCAGGCGGTCCTTGGCGTTCTGGCCCCACGGGTTGCCCTTGTTCTCCAGGTTCTTGAACATGCCGCCCAGCTCGGACGGGAAGTTCGACTCGATCAGCACCTGGTAGCGGCGCATGTCGACGATGTGGTCGACGTGCTCGATGTCCACCGGGCACTGCTCGACGCACGCGCCGCACGTGGTGCAGGACCACAGCACCTCGGGGTCGATGACGCCCAGCTCGTCCACGCCGCCGACCAGCGGGCGCTCGGCCTCGGCCAGCGCCAGGACGTCGATGGACTCCAGCCGCTTCTTGTAGTCCTCGTACTTGTCCTCGGTGATGCCGACCTCGTCGCCGGCCATGTCCTTCCGGCCGCCGGCCAGCAGGTACGGGGCCTTGGCGTAGGCGTGGTCGCGCAGCTGGGTGATGACCAGCTTCGGGGACAGCGGCTTGCCGGTGTTCCACGCGGGGCACTGGGACTGGCAGCGACCGCACTCGGTGCAGGTGCTGAAGTCCAGCCAGCCCTTCCAGGTGAAGTCCTCGACCTTGCCGACGCCGAAGGTGTCCTTGTCGGGGTCGGCTTCCTCCAGGTCGAGGACCTGGCCGCCGCTCATCATGGGCTTGAGCGCGCCGAGGGCGACACCGCCGTCGTCCTCGCGCTTGAAGTAGATGTTGAAGAACGCGCTGAACCGGTGCCAGGCCACACCCATGGTCAGGTTCTTCGCCACCACGATCAGCCAGATGATCGCCGACGCCAGCTTGATGAACGCCATGATCGAGATCCAGTTGGGGCTCGACGGCAGGACGTTGCTCAGCGGTCCGGTGACGAAGGACGACCACAGGGGCGGGTCCTCCAGTCCGGCGGCCTGCTTGAACGCCTTCACGCCGAGGATGCCCAGACCCTCGATGATGACGACGGCCTCGACGAAGTAGGCGGCGCGGAAGTTCGAGCCCGCGAACCGGGACACGCGGTCGGCCCGGCGCGGGTGGTTGAGCTGGCGGATGACCGCCAGCGCCACGCCACCGACGACGGTGCCGAGGCCGAGCAGTTCGATCAGCAGCGCCCAGACGGACCACGTGCCGATGACCGGCCAGTGGAAACCGGGGTAGAACACCTCGCCGTAGGCCTCGAACAGCACCGCGGAGCCGATCAGGAAGCCCCACATCACCATCCAGTGCCAGGGGGCGACCTTGCGGAACTTGGCCATCCGGGTGTGCGCGACGAACTCGACGATCAGGGTGCGCAGGCGGGGCAGGAACGGCCCGTTGCGCGTCGAGTCCGGCTGGCCCAGGCGGATGATCTTGACCATCCGGACCACTCCGGCCACGAACAGACCCCAGGCGTACACGCTGACGGCGACGCCGATGGCGCCGAGGGTGAGCTGGAGGGCTCCCATGTGGTGGCGGCCTTTCTCGTCAGTCTCCTGGCTGGGCAGACTACGCCGGATTACTGGTCGGTAACCACTCGAGCGTGGCCGATCACATAAACTAGTTGAACGTCTGTTCCACTAGTCGGAGGGCGCCCCATGGCGTATCTGCTGCTCGCGCTGGCCATCGTGGGCGAGGTGACCGCGACCGTCTCGCTCAAGCTCAGCGACGGGTTCACCCGTCCGTTGCCGGTGGTGGCGGTCGTCGTCGGGTACCTGGTGGCGTTCGCGTCGCTCGGGTTCGTGCTCAAGCTGGGGATGCCGCTCGGGATCGCCTACGCGATCTGGTGCGCGTTCGGCATCGCGGCCGTGGCCGGGATCGGGGTCGTGCTGTTCAAGGAGCCGCTCAACCCGACGATCGTGGTCGGGCTGGTGCTGGTGGTGGCCGGTGTCGTCGCGATCGAGGTCGGTAGTGCCGCCGACTGACGCGGGCCGGGGCGCGCTCGCCGACGGGCATCGGGCGCGGGGCGTCCCCGCCGACGGGCGGCGGGCGCGCGGTGACCGGCGGCGGCGGGCGATCCTGGCGGCGACCCTGCGGGTGATCGAGCGCGAGGGCGTGTCCGGGGTGTCGCACCGGTCGGTGGCGCGGGAGGCCGACGTGCCGGTGTCCTCGACGGCCTACTACTACAGCACCCTGGACGACCTGCTGATCGCGACGCTGAAGTGGTCGGCGAGCGAGATGGCGGTGGCGTTCGGGTCGGTCAGCCCCACGCCGTCGTCGGTGGCCCGGTTCCTGGCCGACGCGGTCGGACCGCACCGGGGGCGGACGCTCGCCGAGTACGAGCTGTACCTGTTCGCGGCCCGGCGGCCCGAGCTGAGGCCGGCGGCGCGGCGGTGGATCACGCTGCTGTCGTCGGTGTTCGGCACCATGCAGCCGGCGGCGTTCCTCGGGTTCGTCGCGGCGCTGGACGGGCTGCTGATCCAGGGCCTCATCGCGGATTTCCCCCCAACGGCGGAACAGTTGGAGCCGGTCGTGTCCCTTCTGATGCCACCACGATGACCTTCACGCGGGACACTGGGTGCATGAGGTTCGCCGGGCGTGAGTCGTGGCAGGTGTCCCACGGCACGAACCAGACGGTCAACACCGCTCTGTTCCTGCGGGACACGCTGGCGCTGTCGGTCGACACCGTCCCGGAGCTGCCCGGCCTGGACCCCTCGGTCCCCGTCTTCGTGCCGCCGGGCGTCGACCGGGCCGGTGCGGCGGAGGAGTGGCTGGGCTGGTGGGCCGACGTGCTCGACCACGCCCGCACCGAGGTGCCGTCGGTGGCACCCATCGACCCCTCCGGGCCATCGCTGGCGGTCCGGCCCGCCCTGCGCGCGGCCGTGCTCGCCCTCCAGGACGCCGCCGCCGAGTACGACCGGCGGCACGCGAACCGGACCCCGGGCGCGTTGCCGATCGGCGAGGTGGTACGCGGGGTGGAGAACCGGATCGGGCGGTACGTGAAACCGTTCCGGCTGGTGATCACGGTCGTCTCGGTCCAGGGCCTGGTGTGGGAGCGGATGACGGAGTCCCACGTGATCGCGTCCGAACGCTTCCTCGGCGACCCGGCCCGCTGCGCCCCGGCCCTGCGCGCGGTCGTGGAGTCGCTGGCCTGACCCCGGGGGTAGGGACAGCCCCAGTACGGGGTCGGGGGACTCCCCGGTGTCCTGTGGTGCCTTGACGACATACGTTGGGTGCACTGAACGGTGGACGTCCGAGGGGGCAGTGGTGGTCAAGCGGGTCGTGTGGGCGGTGGTCGGGGTCGTCGCGCTGGTGGGGGCGCTGGCCGGGTGCGTGCGGCTGGTGCAGGAGAAGTTCTCCGACCAGGGCAGGGTGACCGAGAAGGTGGTCGCCGTCCGCGTGCAGAACGACTCCGGGCGCGTCACCGTGCGCGGCAGTGACGCGGCGACCTCGGTCGAGGTCAAGAGGACCGTCGAGTACCCGCGCAACACCGACAAGCCCTCCGGGACCACCTACCGCGTGGACGGGGACACCCTCGTCCTGGACGACTGCGGCCGGAACTGCTCGGTGGACTACGACGTCACCGTGCCCGGCAAGGACGTGAAGGTCGTCGGCGGCAACGGGTCCGGGGACGTGACGTTCGAGCGGGTCGGCAGCGTGGACATCGAGGTCGGGTCCGGGGACGTGCACGTGCGGGACGTCAGCGGCTCGGTGAAGGTCGAGAACGGGTCCGGGGACGTGGACGTCTCCGACGTCGGCGGGTCGTTCAAGGGGAACGTCGGGTCCGGCCGGGCCAAGCTGACCGACATGCGCGGCGAGGTGTCGGTCGTCGACAGCTCCGGGGACGTCGAGGTCGGCATGGCGGCCGTGCAGCCCGTGCGGGCCGAGTCGGGGTCCGGCAAGGTGGAGGTTCGGCTGCCCAAGGGCGTCTACCGGGTGGAGGCCGAGTCGGGCAGCGGGGAGCGCTCGGTGGGGGTGGCCACCGACCCGGCCGCGAAGGTGTCCGTGGTGGTGAAGTCCGGGAGCGGGGACGTGAGCGTGCAGCCGGCGCTCTGAGCCCGTACCGCAGGAAGCCTTCCGACCTCGTCGGCCCCGGTCAGCGACGCCTTGTGCGCGCCTGGCCGGGACCGTTCGGCGTGCGGCGGGGATCCCGCTGGAAGTGGCCCGGATCACGCCGCCCCGGGAACACCCGAGCGCCCCCGGCCGTTGGACAGGCAGAGAAATTGAGCCCAGTGGACTCAAGTCCGCAGATCCTGGCAAACTTGAGCGCACGCCGCTCAACGCGGGGCTCTCACAGACGCACTACCAGGAGGAATCCAAATGGCGCGAGCGGTCGGCATCGACCTGGGGACGACCAACTCCGTCGTCGCGGTTCTCGAGGGTGGCGAGCCGACGGTGATCGCCAACTCCGAGGGCTCGCGGACGACCCCGTCCATCGTCGCGTTCGCCAAGAACGGCGAGGTGCTCACCGGTCAGCCCGCCAAGAACCAGGCGGTGACCAACGTCGACCGGACCATCCGGTCGGTCAAGCGGCACATCGGCACGAACTGGACGACCGAGATCGACGGCAAGAAGTACACGCCGCAGGAGATCAGCGCGCGCGTGCTGATGAAGCTCAAGCGCGACGCCGAGGCGTACCTGGGCGAGGAGATCACCGACGCCGTGATCACCGTGCCCGCCTACTTCGAGGACGCGCAGCGCCAGGCCACCAAGGAGGCCGGCCAGATCGCGGGCCTCAACGTGCTGCGCATCGTCAACGAGCCGACCTCCGCCGCCCTGGCCTACGGCCTGGACAAGGGCGAGAAGGAGCAGACCATCCTGGTCTTCGACCTCGGTGGCGGCACCTTCGACGTCTCCCTGCTGGAGCTGGGCGACGGCGTGGTCGAGGTCCGCGCGACCTCCGGTGACAACCACCTCGGCGGTGACGACTGGGACCAGCGCATCGTCGACTGGCTGGTGGACCGCTTCAAGCAGTCCAACGGCATCGACCTGACCAAGGACAAGATGGCCCTCCAGCGGATCCGCGAGGCCGCCGAGAAGGCCAAGATCGAGCTGTCCAGCTCGTCGCAGGCCACCATCAACCTGCCCTACATCACGGTCGACGCGGACAAGAACCCGCTGTTCCTGGACGAGACGCTGTCCCGGGCCGAGTTCCAGCGCATCACCAACGACCTGCTGGAGCGCACCCGCGCCCCGTTCAACAACGTGATCAAGGACGCCGGCATCTCCGTCGGCGACATCGACCACGTGGTGCTGGTCGGCGGTTCGACCCGCATGCCCGCGGTGGCCGAGCTGGTCAAGGAGCTGACCGGCGGCCGTGAGCCGAACAAGGGCGTGAACCCGGACGAGGTCGTCGCGGTCGGCGCGGCCCTGCAGGCCGGTGTGCTCAAGGGCGAGGTCAAGGACGTCCTGCTGCTCGACGTCACCCCGCTGTCCCTGGGCATCGAGACCAAGGGCGGCGTGATGACCAAGCTCATCGAGCGCAACACGACCATCCCGACCAAGCGGTCCGAGATCTTCACCACGGCCGACGACAACCAGCCGTCCGTGCAGATCCAGGTCTTCCAGGGCGAGCGCGACTTCGCGGCGGACAACAAGAAGCTCGGCATGTTCGAGCTGACCGGCCTGCCGCCGGCCCCGCGCGGCGTCCCGCAGATCGAGGTCACCTTCGACATCGACGCCAACGGCATCGTGCACGTGTCCGCGAAGGACATGGGCACCGGCAAGGAGCAGTCGATGACGATCACCGGCGGCTCGGCGCTGCCGAAGGACGACATCGACCGCATGATCAAGGACGCCGAGGCGCACGCCGAGGAGGACAAGCGCCGCCGCGAGGAGGCCGAGGTCCGCAACCAGGCCGAGACGCTGGTCTACCAGACGGAGAAGGTCGTCAAGGAGAACGACGACAAGATCCCGGCCGACGTCAAGGACAAGGTCAAGGCCGCGATCGACGAGACCAACGAGGCCCTCAAGGGCACCGACATCGCCAAGGTCCGCACCGCGGTGGAGAAGCTGGCCACCGAGTCGCAGGCGATCGGCCAGGCCATGTACGCCAACGCCGCCCCCACCGCGGGCGCGGCCGGTGACGGCGCCTCCGCGCCGGGCGCCGGTGACGCCAAGGCCGACGACGTCGTGGACGCCGAGATCGTGGACGAGGACGAGAAGAAGTGACCCAGCCCGAGGAGCAGCCGCACGTGGTGGTGCGCGACCGCCGCCGCATCGACCCGGAGACGGGCGAGGTGCGCACGCCGGCCGTCGACGCCGACGCGCCCGTGGACGAGGCTCCGGAAGGGGGCGGCCGGCACGCCGCCCCCGAGGCGGAGCCCGCCGAGGTCGACCCGGCCGCCGAGCTGAAGGCCCAGCTCGACGAGCGGACCGCCGACCTCCAGCGCCTCACCGCCGAGTACGCCAACTACCGCAAGCGCGTCGAGCGCGACCGGGAGCTGGTGGTCGCCTCGGCGAAGGCCCAGGTGATCAACGAGCTGCTGGCCGTCCTGGACGACGTGGAGCGGGCCGACGCGCACGGCGACCTGACCGGCGCTTTCAAGGCGGTCGCGGACAAGCTCGTCGCCACGCTGACCAAGTCCGGGCTGGAGCCGTTCGGGCACGAGGGCGAGGAGTTCGACCCCACCGTGCACGAGGCGGTCCAGCACAGCACGTCGCCCGACGTGAGCGGGCCGACCGTGACGGCCGTGCTGCGGCGCGGCTACCGGCTCGGCGAACGCGTCGTGCTGCGCCCGGCGCTGGTCGCGGTCACCGACCACGAGCCGGCGGCGGAACCGGCCGAAGCGACCGAAGCGACCGAACAGCAGCAGGACTGAGCGAGAGGGGGCGGCGTCCGGATGAGTGCTCGGGATTGGATCGAGAAGGACTTCTACCGGGAGCTGGGCGTCTCCTCCGACGCCTCGGCCGACGAGATCAAGAAGGCGTACCGGAAGTTGGCGCGGGAGCTGCACCCCGACGCCAACCCCGGTGACGCCAAGGCCGAGGCGCGCTTCAAGGCGGTCTCGGAGGCGTACGGCGTGCTGTCGGACGCCTCCAAGCGCAAGCAGTACGACGAGGCCCGCCGCCTGTTCGCGGGCGGCGGCGGCTTCCCCGGCGGGTTCGGGCAGGGCGGCGGCACGTTCGACGTCGGCGACCTGTTCGGCCGCGCGGGGCAGCAGCCCGGCGGCATGGGCGGCCTGGGTGACCTGCTCGGCGGCCTGTTCAACCGGCGCGGCGGCACGTCCGCCTCGGCGACCCGGCCCCGGCGGGGCGAGGACGTCGAGACCGACGTGCGGATCGACTTCACCGAGGCGGTCCGCGGCGCGACCGTGCCCATGCGCCTGTCCAGCCCGTCGACGTGCTCGACGTGCTCCGGTTCGGGCGCCCGACCCGGCACCTCGCCGCGGACGTGCACCAACTGCGGCGGCGCGGGCCTGGTGACCCGCAACCAGGGCGCGTTCGCGTTCTCGGAGCCGTGCGCGGACTGCCGGGGCACCGGCCGCATCATCGACGACCCGTGCCCGGAGTGCGGCGGCGACGGCGTGTCCACCAAGACGCGCACGCTGACCATCCGCATCCCGCCGGGCGTGGACGACGGCCAGCGCATCCGCCTGGGCGGGCAGGGCGAACCGGGCCGCAACGGCGGTCCCAACGGGGACCTCTACGTCCGGGTGCACGTCAACCCGGACCCGGTGTTCGGGCGCAGCGGCAACAACCTGACCGTGACCGTGCCGGTGACCTTCCCCGAACTGGCGCTGGGCACGACGTTGACCGTGCCCACGCTGGACGGCAAGGTGACCTTGAAGGTGCCCGCCGGCACGGCGTCGGGCCGGGTGCTGCGCGCCAAGGGCAAGGGCATCGCCAAGCGCGACGGCCAGGTCGGCGACCTGCTGATCACGTTGCAGGTGGCGATCCCGAACAACATGGACGCGGCGGCCCGCGAGGCGCTGGAGG
This DNA window, taken from Saccharothrix variisporea, encodes the following:
- a CDS encoding sodium:solute symporter family protein, whose amino-acid sequence is MGTLDWLVVGGYFVVMVGIGYWSRGRIKNIADFFTAGGKMPWWLSGISHHMSGYSAVMFVAFAAEAYRLGLTVYIWWALTIGVGVGIGAFLWAGAWNRLRSRHGVKSPLEYLARRYNVPTQQLMAWAGAALKVVDIAAKWVAVALLLKGFAGVEVWLGITLVGLVTMVYSVLGGLWADALTDFGQFVIQGLAGIAMFVAVAAHFGGISFMWEIWDQLPPSHSEPLAGQYTLVFFMALFLIKTLEYNGGMWNLAQRYMAAPSGAAAKRSALLSSVLWLVWPLVLFFPMWAAPLIVPGMEANAEQAYVEMGKAMLPAGMVGLVLAGFFSHTMAMVSSDANVISAVITRDMLPRLWKGVTRLSEAAQLQLARVTTFAFIGLSMTIALTADTKGFVLKVVIALVAATMGPIAIPLMLGLLPWFKRVGPTAAIASVVGGLGTWAVLYVLQQNKVAFVTQAVIVSWPLLVSLVLYLVVGLVLRPEPSADRADLVDSLQTDTEPDTVRA
- a CDS encoding MarR family winged helix-turn-helix transcriptional regulator encodes the protein MISAQTFRDDPLALERQVCFALSIASRNVVALYRPLLEPMNLTHPQYLVMLALWGKAPLSVKALARMLSLEPATLSPLLKRLESIGYVNRSRDTADERQLAVTLTETGAALREQALKIPPAVVERLGMTLEELEVLHKALTRVIAATERTP
- a CDS encoding DUF5313 family protein; the protein is MNVVPQRDNGAGGRKPPAALRAWYLLGGRLPVHYREWVFHQATKPTWLAWFVVRAFLQVLPLTILITVALVWGLGSPLPLAIACGSLGLVVGVYFAVSYAIESTDHRMTKYGYPRAAASTYRKEQTTESDRDRQRRYDAAWRSADR
- the dcd gene encoding dCTP deaminase: MLLSDRDLREEVDSGRLVLEPFDDVMVQPSSIDVRLDRFFRVFNNTRYTHIDPSIQQDDLTSVVEAQDDEPFVLHPGEFVLGSTFELVTLPDDLAGRLEGKSSLGRLGLLTHSTAGFIDPGFSGHITLELSNVANLPITLWPGMKIGQLCLFRLTSAAEHPYGSQQAGSRYQGQRGPTPSRAYLNFHRTDTRR
- a CDS encoding cation diffusion facilitator family transporter, with protein sequence MTTPDPATPVTEPVKSESTLTVLLALAMNFAIAVMKAIAGVITGSAAMLAEAAHSVADTFTEGLLLTALRRSARPADRRHPFGYGKDRYFWSLLAAVSIFVSGAVFAFYEGFSTVFGEPVEQTSPGVGYVVLAIAFALESVSWTQAVRQVRREARTEGRSVLAFLRVSDDPTVKTVFMEDSAALTGLLLAFAGLGLHHLTGSSVWDGVASLLIGLLLAVAAFVLAGTNRGLLIGRQADPKLVRAVWAYLRDVPEVDQVVDLLTMAVGTDRVLLCARLDFDDALSAADLERACVRIDGELRSRWPDLDEVFLEPVPRTDPELRSRVLARYGNLL
- a CDS encoding phage holin family protein is translated as MGILVQVLVTAIAVWVSTVIPGIDLGEGSTPAKIGTLLGVALLFGLVNAVVKPVVKFFGCVFYIVTLGLIGLVVNGLLFWLTGWLAGELGLPFAVTGFWPAFWGAIIVALTSWVLNIIWDRVRGDD
- a CDS encoding (Fe-S)-binding protein — encoded protein: MGALQLTLGAIGVAVSVYAWGLFVAGVVRMVKIIRLGQPDSTRNGPFLPRLRTLIVEFVAHTRMAKFRKVAPWHWMVMWGFLIGSAVLFEAYGEVFYPGFHWPVIGTWSVWALLIELLGLGTVVGGVALAVIRQLNHPRRADRVSRFAGSNFRAAYFVEAVVIIEGLGILGVKAFKQAAGLEDPPLWSSFVTGPLSNVLPSSPNWISIMAFIKLASAIIWLIVVAKNLTMGVAWHRFSAFFNIYFKREDDGGVALGALKPMMSGGQVLDLEEADPDKDTFGVGKVEDFTWKGWLDFSTCTECGRCQSQCPAWNTGKPLSPKLVITQLRDHAYAKAPYLLAGGRKDMAGDEVGITEDKYEDYKKRLESIDVLALAEAERPLVGGVDELGVIDPEVLWSCTTCGACVEQCPVDIEHVDHIVDMRRYQVLIESNFPSELGGMFKNLENKGNPWGQNAKDRLAWTEGLDFEVPVFEGELGDTEYLFWVGCAGAFEDRAKKTTRAVAELLHTAGVKYTVLGPEETCTGDPARRAGNEFLFQMLAQQNVEVLNTVFEGREPGKRKIVVTCAHCFNTLANEYPQVGGQYEVVHHTQLLNRLVRERRLVPVAEVAEDVTYHDPCYLGRHNKVYEAPRELVGASGATLREMPRHEERSMCCGAGGARMWMEERIGKRINIDRVDEALGTAPSKIATGCPFCRVMLTDGVTARQNEGVAGGHVEVVDVAQLLLTAVRRGQELERADVPTDEVGSGTPLTEEDKAGSQS
- a CDS encoding DMT family transporter, whose product is MAYLLLALAIVGEVTATVSLKLSDGFTRPLPVVAVVVGYLVAFASLGFVLKLGMPLGIAYAIWCAFGIAAVAGIGVVLFKEPLNPTIVVGLVLVVAGVVAIEVGSAAD